In Deinococcus puniceus, one genomic interval encodes:
- a CDS encoding sigma 54-interacting transcriptional regulator: MTAPQTTAGMAHDTALQTPAAQTLKELLQTPAFQGRSPFDGVRRGVHDEVRDNLKRKLQSGEELFPGVVGYDDTVIPQLVNALLARQNFILLGLRGQAKSRILRAITGLMDDFVPVISGVEMPDDPLNPVGAEGRALLEAHGLDLPIRWLPRADRYVEKLATPDVTVADLIGDVDPIKAARLGTSLGDVRSMHFGLLPRANRGIFAVNELADLAPKVQVALFNILQEGDVQIKGYPIRLELDVMLVFSANPEDYTARGKIVTPLKDRIGSEIRTHYPTDVRLGMNITEQEAVRGEDVTVPGFMAELIEEIAFQAREDGRVDKLSGVSQRLPISLMEVASANAERRSLTGDGQPVVRVSDVYAGLPAITGKMELEYEGEMKGADQVARDVIRKAAGAVYARRHASADTRDLEKWFEDGNVFRFPQGGDPAAGMKATAQVPGLRDLAVEIADSNSDAVRVSAAEFILEGLYGRKKLSRAEETYAAPEQETRQQRGGRWN; encoded by the coding sequence ATGACTGCACCCCAAACGACGGCAGGGATGGCGCACGACACGGCACTTCAGACTCCCGCAGCGCAGACGCTGAAAGAACTGCTCCAGACGCCCGCGTTTCAGGGCCGTTCCCCATTTGACGGCGTGCGGCGAGGTGTGCATGACGAGGTACGCGACAACCTGAAGCGCAAATTACAGAGCGGTGAAGAACTGTTTCCCGGCGTGGTGGGCTACGACGACACCGTGATTCCCCAATTGGTGAATGCGCTGCTGGCCCGCCAGAACTTTATTTTGCTGGGCTTGCGCGGCCAAGCCAAGAGCCGAATCCTGCGGGCCATCACGGGCCTGATGGACGACTTTGTTCCGGTCATTTCGGGCGTGGAAATGCCTGACGATCCCCTGAACCCGGTGGGTGCAGAAGGCCGCGCCCTGCTGGAAGCGCACGGGCTGGACTTGCCCATTCGCTGGCTGCCCCGCGCTGACCGCTACGTAGAAAAACTCGCCACGCCCGACGTAACGGTGGCCGACTTGATCGGTGACGTCGATCCGATTAAAGCCGCCCGCCTCGGCACCAGCTTGGGCGACGTGAGAAGCATGCACTTTGGCCTGCTGCCCCGCGCCAACAGAGGCATTTTTGCCGTGAACGAGTTGGCCGACCTTGCCCCCAAAGTGCAAGTCGCGCTGTTCAACATCCTTCAGGAAGGCGACGTGCAGATCAAGGGCTACCCGATTCGCCTAGAGCTTGACGTCATGCTGGTGTTCTCGGCCAACCCGGAAGACTACACGGCACGCGGCAAAATCGTGACGCCCCTGAAAGACCGCATCGGCAGCGAAATCCGCACCCACTACCCCACCGACGTTCGCCTCGGCATGAATATTACGGAGCAGGAAGCGGTACGCGGCGAAGACGTGACCGTGCCCGGATTCATGGCCGAACTGATCGAGGAAATCGCGTTTCAGGCCCGCGAAGATGGCCGCGTAGACAAGCTGTCGGGTGTGTCTCAGCGCCTGCCGATCAGCTTGATGGAAGTGGCGAGCGCCAACGCCGAACGCCGCAGCCTGACCGGAGACGGCCAACCGGTGGTGCGGGTCAGCGACGTGTACGCGGGCCTTCCTGCCATTACGGGCAAGATGGAACTGGAATACGAGGGCGAGATGAAGGGGGCCGATCAGGTGGCCCGCGACGTGATTCGTAAGGCCGCCGGAGCCGTGTACGCCCGCCGCCACGCCAGCGCCGACACCCGCGATCTGGAAAAGTGGTTTGAAGACGGCAACGTGTTCCGCTTCCCTCAGGGCGGCGACCCCGCTGCGGGCATGAAAGCCACCGCACAAGTTCCCGGCCTGCGTGACCTCGCCGTAGAAATTGCCGACAGCAACAGCGACGCCGTGCGGGTCAGCGCCGCCGAGTTTATTCTGGAAGGGCTGTATGGCCGCAAGAAATTGAGCCGCGCCGAAGAAACCTACGCCGCGCCGGAGCAGGAAACCCGTCAGCAGCGGGGCGGACGCTGGAACTGA
- a CDS encoding GNAT family N-acetyltransferase, which yields MLRAALPANAPTIALHRFPAEADAQERPIYAAWVETALQHGKYLGFLMVLDGETVISGAGLTLLEWGPTRGDPQPFRGRIVNVWTHPDHRRQGHARAAVLACLNAAQCRGISRLSLGTTPEARALYESLGFRASGGELGLTLTERGESLIRRGYLED from the coding sequence ATGCTCCGCGCCGCCCTGCCTGCCAACGCCCCCACCATCGCGCTGCACCGCTTTCCTGCCGAGGCCGACGCGCAGGAGCGGCCCATATATGCGGCGTGGGTAGAAACAGCCCTACAGCACGGCAAGTATCTGGGCTTCCTGATGGTGCTGGATGGGGAAACAGTCATCTCCGGTGCGGGCCTGACCCTGCTGGAATGGGGGCCGACGCGGGGCGATCCGCAGCCGTTTCGGGGCCGAATCGTGAACGTGTGGACGCACCCTGACCACCGCAGACAAGGCCACGCCCGCGCCGCCGTGCTGGCCTGCCTGAACGCTGCCCAATGCCGGGGCATCTCGCGCCTCAGCCTCGGCACCACGCCGGAAGCCCGCGCCCTGTACGAGTCGTTGGGCTTCCGGGCAAGTGGGGGAGAGCTGGGCCTGACACTGACGGAGAGAGGAGAGAGTCTGATTAGACGGGGCTACCTAGAGGACTAG